From a region of the Triticum aestivum cultivar Chinese Spring chromosome 7D, IWGSC CS RefSeq v2.1, whole genome shotgun sequence genome:
- the LOC123167176 gene encoding phosphopantothenate--cysteine ligase 2, translating into MDPPTSAAHRSPDDEAAAFFRAAPPLRDRDAVAASLAAFVARHRSRSAAGAGAGGGGGPPAVAGVVCVTSGGTTVPLEQRCVRYIDNFSSGQRGAASTEYFLKAGYAVVFVHRRGSKQPFCRFLPEDSFLDLFELGQGSEIQVPESHTTVVKAAISSYRKAIDEGLLLKLPFTTIFEYLQLLQLVSTAMNCLEHHGMFYCAAAVSDFYVPWESMAKHKIQSAGGPLNMQLNQVPKMLFILRNHWAPSAFCVSFKLETDPDILIQKAEAALRKYGMNVVVANELANYKDVVVMVTSTGKTTVSRRSKEDDLEEQLIGLLVKMHSDHAKQSNPDQET; encoded by the exons ATGGATCCACCAACCAGCGCGGCCCACCGGAGCCCCGACGACGAGGCGGCGGCCTTCTTCCGCGCGGCGCCGCCCCTCCGCGACCGCGACGCCGTCGCCGCCAGCCTCGCCGCCTTCGTCGCCCGCCACCGCTCACGCTCCGCCGCCG gcgccggagcaggaggaggaggagggccccCGGCGGTGGCGGGGGTGGTCTGCGTCACCTCCGGCGGCACCACGGTGCCCCTGGAGCAGCGCTGCGTGCGCTACATCGACAACTTCAGCTCCGGCCAGCGCGGGGCCGCGTCCACCGA GTATTTCCTCAAGGCCGGTTACGCCGTCGTCTTCGTCCATCGCCG CGGGAGCAAGCAGCCTTTCTGCAGGTTTCTTCCGGAGGACTCGTTTCTCGACCTTTTCGAGCTCGGCCAAGGATCAGAGATCCAAG TCCCAGAGTCTCACACCACTGTGGTCAAGGCAGCGATTAGCAGTTATCGCAAG GCAATTGATGAAGGTCTACTTCTGAAACTCCCTTTCACTACAATTTTTGAGTACCTTCAG TTACTGCAGCTTGTATCCACTGCTATGAATTGCTTGGAGCACCATGGAATGTTTTATTGTGCTGCTGCAGTGTCTGACTTCTATGTTCCATGGGAGAGTATG GCTAAACATAAAATCCAGTCAGCAGGTGGCCCTTTGAACATGCAACTCAATCAAGTTCCTAAGATGCTTTTCATCCTCAGAAACCATTGGGCGCCTTCCGCGTTTTGTGTATCTTTCAAG CTCGAGACGGATCCAGACATCCTTATAcagaaggcagaggcggctctgAGAAAGTATGGTATGAATGTGGTGGTGGCGAACGAGCTAGCGAACTACAAAGACGTGGTTGTCATGGTCACAAGCACCGGGAAGACAACCGTGAGCAGGCGGAGCAAGGAAGATGACCTGGAAGAGCAGCTCATTGGTCTCCTGGTTAAGATGCATTCAGATCACGCTAAGCAGTCCAATCCGGACCAAGAGACGTGA